TATACCATGGCCCAGATGGAGAGGAACAAGAAGGCGGCTGTTTTAGAGCACAAGTAGTTGAAGAAACAAAGAGGCAGCTTGGCTTAGCAGGGCCTCTAGTAGCTGTCAGCCTGTTGCAGTATAGCTTGCAGGCGATTTCGGTCATGTTTGTCGGCCATCTCGGCGAGCTGGCCCTCTCCAGTGCTGCCATGGCCACTTCGTTTGCTTCAGTAACAGGTTTCAGCGTGCTGGTAAGTCAATTAAATAACTTCCTTTCTCAGCTAGCTAAATTCACTGCTTAAATaccaaacaaaattaagaatatCATTTGCGGGCATTATTAATTTCTAATCTCTCTCAACTATTATTAATCTTGTTATATAGCTAGGAATGGGAAGTGCCTTGGAAACTCTGTGTGGACAAGCCTATGGAGCCAGACAGTACCACATGCTAGGCATTTACACACAGAGAGCGATGTTAACCCTACTAACCTTAGCCATCCCTCTAGCATTCATTTGGCTCAACACAACCACCATTCTGATGCTCTTTGGCCAAGATCATGACATCTCCACTGAAGCAGGAAAGTTCAATGTCTGGATGGTTCCAAGCCTCTTTGCCTACGCTCTTCTCCAGTGCCTCAACAGGTTTCTGCAGACGCAGAACATTGTTTTCCCCATGATGGTGTGCTCTGGAGCCACGGCTTTGCTCCACATTTTTGTTTGTTGGGTTCTTGTCTTTGGATTGGGGCTTGGAAGCAGAGGAGCTGCCCTGGCTAACAGTGTCTCAAATTGGGTGAATGTGGCTTTGTTGGCAATCTATGTGAAGTTCTCACCGGCTTGCCTCAAGACTTGGACGGGCTTTTCAGGTGAAGCCTTGCATGGTGTTCTCGGCTTCTTGAAGCTTGCCATTCCTTCAGCAGTCATGATATGGTGAGTTGGATGGAGCTTTTTCTTGATCCGTAAGAAGCCATTTGCCATGCTAACTAGTTCCTTTTTAAGGAATGGTAGTCTAGATGTCGACTTCCATTTTATCATTAGGGTAAATAACGGACAAATACAACTTTTACACTAAATTACTACACTTATGCCAATAGCTATCTTATGCATAAAAGAATAGTCATTTACACTTTTCTTATCTCCTATGATTAGAGGCCTGTGCTCACCATGTATGTGGTTAAGGTTTTGATTGTTTGAGCTGCTGCAGCTTTGAGTATTGGTCCTTCGAAATGGTGGTTCTTCTATCCGGTCTTCTCCCTAATCCACAATTAGAGACATCAGTGCTGTCAATAAGGTTTGTTTTCAAGTAGATTCCATGTCCAAAAAGAAACTCCAATTTTGACTTTCAAGTATATTTTCTTTCACATTTATAATCAATTATTGTTGATTTTCACAGCCTTAACACATGTTGGATGGTCTACATGATCTCTGTTGGTCTTGGTGGAGCAATAAGGTCGCCATGAACCGTCTCACcattatattttccattttatgatttttttttttttttgacaatccTGTTCTTGTTATGATTCTTCACAGTACAAGAGTTTCGAATGAATTGGGAGCTGGGCGGGCACAGGGCGCCCGGCTGGCCTTATGTGTTGCGGTGATAGTGGCTGTGGTGGAGGGCACAATAGTGGGAAGTGGTACCATTTTGGTTGGAAATGTGTGGGGAAAACTGTATAGTAGTGAGGAAGAAGTGGTCAAATATGTTGGTAGAATGATGCCGCTGCTTGCAGTTTCCGATTTCTTGGATGGATTTCAGTGTGTCCTATCAGGTACTAATTCAATTGATTTCAGATTTCAGATTGATGTTGAAATAGTAATAGCATGTGGAATAATTGGCATGTGTATATGATGAAGGGGCTGCTAGAGGATGTGGATGGCAAAACCTGTGTGCATTTATCAACCTTGGGGCCTACTTTGTTGTGGCAATCCCCTGTGCTGTGCTCTTTGCTTTTGTCCTGCATATTGGGGGCATGGTAGGTgcatctctctcttctccccccccccccccccccccccccccgaccCCCGATGATAGAGATTTAGGAAACGGTAAGCTGATTTGTTTGGTGTCTTGACATAACAAAAAGTTCATTTTCCCTCTGCATCAAAGAGTTGAGCTATCTATCTAATCGCTCAACCTTCAGCGcacaatgaataaaataatttttttgtcatgTCGGAACGCTAAGTTGGACTTGCCATTTGAAATAATGATCACACTTGAGGTTtggtgtaattataaaaatcaccgATCACATTTCGAAAATAGCAATAATTGCCCCTAATCCTATCattaaataaagagataaaactctctctctctctctctcgaccaTTGTTGTTAATAGTCAAAGCCCTGTGATTTGGGTTATTGTTGGGGTATATCGAGAACTTAAAGTTAGGGTCTCAATCTTGGTTTGGTTCACAACAGACCCAGAAATGCACGATCGCCAATTGAAAATATCTTTCACAATGGCATTTCTGGATGGCGATGGTGCCAATAAGGATGACGGAAACAAAATCAAAGAGAGATGAGAGGGGGAGAGGAAGAGaatgaaagagataaaattttaaaatttaaaagcgttttaattattttttaatatttaaccgacGTTAgctataatattaaattttaataatgcttgttttttttatatatattttcaaacatAACTGTTGCAGGGACTGTGGATGGGAATTATATGTGGACTGTGTGTACAAGTTATAGCACTTGTTAGCGTAAATTTATGCACGGAGTGGGATCACGAGGTATATCattgctattattattattagcttctatttgtttgtttaatACCATAATAATTGTGCACCAAATACGTGTGTGGTTCTCTAATCCAAGGTGTTTCTTTCTTTGCGGCAGGCAAGGAAGGCTGTAAACAGCGTTCAAAAGACACGTTGTGTTGTAGATTCTGACCAAATCACACCGTCATGAGCTCAGAAGATCACgcccaatcaatcaatcaatcagcaCTGTTATGCATGcattttttaaccaaaaaaaagagagtaaaaACTTATAAAATGGCTTGGTTGGtactttgactttttttttttttaatttgttgttggttctctttattatataattgtatagcaTCAACTGGAAATCCTTCTGAAAGATAGTACCAGATATGATATAGTGAACTCACGCTTGACTTAAGATGTACGGTTTTTTGCAATATACCATTTCCCCAAGTCCATCGGAAGCAAGGGCTAAGAATTGGCATTCCGGTCTAGTTGTTAGAATATTTG
The sequence above is a segment of the Diospyros lotus cultivar Yz01 chromosome 7, ASM1463336v1, whole genome shotgun sequence genome. Coding sequences within it:
- the LOC127806307 gene encoding protein DETOXIFICATION 16-like isoform X1; protein product: MEESPLLPSQRPHIYHGPDGEEQEGGCFRAQVVEETKRQLGLAGPLVAVSLLQYSLQAISVMFVGHLGELALSSAAMATSFASVTGFSVLLGMGSALETLCGQAYGARQYHMLGIYTQRAMLTLLTLAIPLAFIWLNTTTILMLFGQDHDISTEAGKFNVWMVPSLFAYALLQCLNRFLQTQNIVFPMMVCSGATALLHIFVCWVLVFGLGLGSRGAALANSVSNWVNVALLAIYVKFSPACLKTWTGFSGEALHGVLGFLKLAIPSAVMICFEYWSFEMVVLLSGLLPNPQLETSVLSISLNTCWMVYMISVGLGGAISTRVSNELGAGRAQGARLALCVAVIVAVVEGTIVGSGTILVGNVWGKLYSSEEEVVKYVGRMMPLLAVSDFLDGFQCVLSGAARGCGWQNLCAFINLGAYFVVAIPCAVLFAFVLHIGGMGLWMGIICGLCVQVIALVSVNLCTEWDHEARKAVNSVQKTRCVVDSDQITPS
- the LOC127806307 gene encoding protein DETOXIFICATION 16-like isoform X2, translated to MGSALETLCGQAYGARQYHMLGIYTQRAMLTLLTLAIPLAFIWLNTTTILMLFGQDHDISTEAGKFNVWMVPSLFAYALLQCLNRFLQTQNIVFPMMVCSGATALLHIFVCWVLVFGLGLGSRGAALANSVSNWVNVALLAIYVKFSPACLKTWTGFSGEALHGVLGFLKLAIPSAVMICFEYWSFEMVVLLSGLLPNPQLETSVLSISLNTCWMVYMISVGLGGAISTRVSNELGAGRAQGARLALCVAVIVAVVEGTIVGSGTILVGNVWGKLYSSEEEVVKYVGRMMPLLAVSDFLDGFQCVLSGAARGCGWQNLCAFINLGAYFVVAIPCAVLFAFVLHIGGMGLWMGIICGLCVQVIALVSVNLCTEWDHEARKAVNSVQKTRCVVDSDQITPS